The genomic window TCACGACTTTTTCCAGTTTTGTCGTGATCTTAATATCTGCCACGTTTGCTGGTTCATGTGCAAGCTTCGTTTTGACACCAATAGAGTTAATCAAATgtaaattacaaatatcAAACTTACAAATGGATTTATCTGATGAGGAAAGACATACTAGTATCATTCCAACCATAAAACATATAGTAAAAGAACGTGGAATCTTAGGTCTATGGCAAGGTCAATCGAGTACGTTTATTAGAGAATCCATAGGTAGTATGATTTGGTTTGCTACATACGAGCTAATGAAACGGAGTTTGAGAATGGAAAAGGATTCTAATGACACATGGGAACTATTAATCAGCGGTGCCATTGCAGGATTAGCATTCAATGGAACTGTCTTCCCTGCAGATACAGTGAAATCTATAATGCAAACAGAACATACAAATTTAAAAGAGACCGTGCAGAATATACTGGACCGATACGGCGTCGCTGGATTTTATCGTGGCCTAGGAATTACCCTTATAAGAGCTATCCCTTCCAATGCAGCTATTTTTTTCACGTATGAAAAGTTGACTAAACTAATATAAAGCTATATAGccaatatataatattttttccctttttatttcatcaactttaatttttaatatattcgaATCAATTCAACTCAAGCTAGACTTTTATCCACTATTCGTCTTGGAATATCAATTAGTCCGACTTTTAGGTAACGATTGCATCTTGTGCATCTTCTGGCTTAAATAGAGGTATGAAGCTTTCCAGAAATCTAAGCGCTGGCATTGCAGTGCAGCTACTACCTCTCCGAGTCCTACTTATGACATTACTAACTGGTTCAGTAAGTCTAGAATTCTGCTATTGAGGATAATTATAGTAATTCCTATATAATAGCATAACCTTCCTACCACTCACCTAAAAAGCTTGAAGTTATAAAGGACAGCGAGTAAAAAAGCCGGCACCCATTTACAGCACCAGGAACTTACATACCATGAAACAGCTAGTTTATTCTAATCTAATATAATCTAATCTAATCTAATCTAATCTAATCTAATCTAATCTTAGGGTATCTCTTACAAATATAAGTAAAAGTTGAATTGCCCAATGTAGAAACTGTGTGTTGCCAGAGGAATTCCGCAGACGATTCTAAGACGGAGATCGGTTCTTAAAGAATATCCCCGCCCCCcttaaaattattgaaccAGGCCTGGGACGGATTAGGATTAATGGATTAAAAAAGCAAGGGTTGGGcatgaaaattttgaaaaaaaggtagggtagaaatcaaatattatGGATTGAGAACAGGGTTGGTCTATTCTGGCCATGGATTGGGGCATGGATtggagaaaaaaattgaaaaatagtagtcgtataatatgatttttatagtattttctcataaattatataataaaaaaaatggattggaTTAGGATAGACTTTGGGTTAGGAAAGGATTAGGCCTGAATTGAAGATTCTCGGCGGGGATTAAAAAAAGGTAGGGTAGGCCCAAGATCCCTTGGGATAGACCAAAAATCCTGTCCGTCCCAGGCCTGTCATTGAACGTTCTCTCAGAAAATCTTGGCACGAAGAAATATGTCGTATTGTACATCACGTAATCGATCCCTCGAGGGCTCAACGACTTATCTCAGCGACATATATAAGGGGATGGCATATATCCCAGACATAAAGTATTCGATTGAAATTGGATTTGGGGTTATCATTTGTTTTAATTCTCATTCCCAGGACTACAACAATTCAACACaaagtaaaaataaacagCATTATGGGTCTCGTTAAACAAGTTCGTTTAGGTCAATCAGGTCTTAAAATCTCACCAATCTTAATTGGTTGTATGTCCTACGGTTCAAAGAAGTGGGCAGACTGGGTCATcgaagataaagaaaagattttcAGTATCTTGAAACATTGTTACGATAACGGATTACGTACATTTGATACTGCGGATGTTTACTCCAATGGTTTGAGTGAAAGAATCATTGGTGAAttcttaaagaaatataatatcaGAAGAGAAACTGTTGTGATCTTGACTAAAATATTCTATCCGGTTGATGAGACCTTAGATTTGCACCATGGTAACTCTACTAATGAAAGAAACGCTTTAGATTTGGTTAATCAAAATGGGTTATCAAGAAAACACATCATTACTGGTGTGAAAAACTCAGTTGAAAGATTAGGAACTTACATTGATGTCTTACAAATTCATCGTTTGGATCATGATACTCCAAAGGAGGAAATAATGAGAGCTTTAAATGATGTCATTGTGGAAGGTTCAGTTAGATACATTGGTGCATCATCTATGTGGGCCACTGAATTTGCTGAGTTACAATTTACTGCGGAAAAGAATGGTTGGTTCAAATTCGTTAGTTCTCAATCATATTACAATTTGTTAAATCGTGAAGATGAAAGAGAATTGATTCCGTTTTGCAAGAAACATGGTGTTGGTTTGATTCCATGGTCTCCAAACGCTAGAGGTGTCCTAACTAGACCTCTGGAACAGCAAACCACCAGAAAATTGACTGATCCTACATTTATTAGAATGGGATTGGATAAACTTTCTGAAGACCAAAAGGAAATCGTGAGGAGAGTGGAACATTTGGCTgctaaaaaaaatatttcaatggCAATGTTATCTATTGCGTGGACTTTACATAAAGGTGCCAATCCAATTGTTGGTTTGAATTCTATTGAAAGAGTGGATGAAGCTATTAAAGCCATCGATGTCGAATTAactgaagatgatattaaatatttggaagaaACTTACAAACCTCAAAACGTTCTGGGCTTCTAAAATACTTATTCCTAAGGAACTATACACAGTTATTTCTCTCAAAAGATTCAaattataattttgttaagtaatatatatatatatatatatggtcTTATATGTTTGTAATACGGTATGCCAATGCTATtagtaatgaaaaaaatgctAAAATAGATAAAGTTACATAAAAGAAGTAATGAACATAACGAGATAGAACATCACTGCACTCAACACTGTTTATTGGCCACCAACAAAGGCTTAGCTTGTGGTTTTTGTTCGTTCATGATTTTAGAGGTTTTGGGCAAGCAAAGTTGCTTAACATCATGATCCAAACCACCAGCGTCCAATACGTTGTCGATGGATACATGGCTACGCTGGTGCATCCTACGTTGTAAAACATTCAATCAATGTACCTGACTAAGGTACATTGTTGAAGGCTCGAAGACATACTAAGAGTTCTTTATGTCTTCAAGCCAACAGGTTCTCTTGCTACGAAAGGATTAATTCATGGTTTTGGATTAAACCAATTTCAGCTATCTCTAGAATTGATTACGTAGTCTACTCTCTAGGAACAATAGATAACCAGGGTCCAGAAACTTTTCTAAACTATCGTTGATAGTGAAAAAAAGATCTTAGGAAACTAAGAGGTATACAATTTCCAATATATAACTTTTTCAACTGAAATATTAGTAGAACGGTGTCTTGGGATCATAAGCAATAATATTCTCCAAATGAGCAGAAAAAAGTAGATTTGGGGCTTAACAAAAGGTGGAATACTTCAATTTGGTACCTAATATGTTTTGTATTTCTAacataaaataaaactCGTATGATTGACATAAAGGTTTATAGtgttttcaataaagtAATGTTGATAATCAATAGCCTAAATGTGTCGTTTTTAGTTATTTTAAACGGCGCTACCAAAAAGCTGTTTTAAAGTGTATCTTTGTGGCTATAACAAAATAGTAACATAACCTAGCTTTTTAGTACAAATAAAGCATCATCAGCAAACCATAtgtgaaaaatatcaacaagacctcataataaataagaaCTGTTAGCAGTTTATTACACTCGTCACAGAATTACTTTATTGCTGTATCAATATTTCCCCCAAGAGAGCTTTACTAATAACTTGTTATCTACCAGATTCAAGATATCAGTAATTTTTCACGTAACGTAACATAACGTTACAATGCTCCAACAAGCTCAAACTATTAAGTCGACATCATTCCCACCTCATTCAACgttaaataatatcaacaatGATAATACAACCCTAAGGAAGAATATAGAGTTTATCCTTTCAGCTGTATTTGATAATCGATTAGGTCCTACTAtcaaatatcaatatcctAAAAGTATACCTGGTTTTAAATATccatcgtcatcatcattattaagTCCAGGGTCCCCGAATAATAGCTCCAATCCAGATGAGCCTTTGAACCTAGCCAATTTAATGTTACCGAATAACGTTGAAAAAACTCCAGGCAAAGCAGACTTCACCGTTTTCATATTGtatcataataaaattacTCAAACATATCAGCTATTCCCTCCCTCATccaagaaaattaaaaatgcCGTTGTGCATTCAAGTGCTAATAATACCCCGAAATAcgataaattgaaaagataCAGCATACTTGTGGAAGATGACGAAACTGCAGACAAAGTTGATGCCCTAAAAACGACCGCCGAAGctccattatttttcataaatgTCGTAAATACAGTCTTAGATGAAACTAACGATAGAGGTGCCATTATTAAATCGCTTGCTGTGGGCACAActctgaaaaattttaatatttttaaacCACTATTACTTATGACTTTACATTTTTATATGTTAAATCCACGATATTCAACAGCACAAACTCTTATCGATTGCTTCAACATGCTCAATAGTTTAGATTTATCAATTGTCCAGAATCTACATTCGAAAGATCAACTACAATATATgttcaattcaataatggaTCAATCAGTGCTCCAAACTTTGTTCGATCCGAATAAaggaaatttcaaaaaaatattgaaatgtAAAATAATACCCCATAGTGATGAGTTTGGCAATAAGATATTATTCCATAATGAAACAATACATTACtattttgatttgtttAAACCTACAATTCTGCCGAAGCACTTTTCAAAGATACCATTGCAAGTAAGTTTAATCAAAAGTGACCCTATTAACATATCACTGAATTACAGTTCATATGTTCTAAATTTTCTTAACCAatttattccatttttaCAGAAGttagatttttcaaaaggCATAAAACCATGGAAGCTTCTAGTAACCTCAACAAATGAAACCAAATCAACGTTGAGTGATTTTATAATTGCTCTATCAAATCTAGTCTCTTGTTTTACAGGGAAgcaaaataattatttcatGAATAAACAcatattaatttttccataTATGGATATATCTATAATTGATGCTTTACGAAAGTTCCTAGAGCCTACTTCAGAATTTCACGATAGTTTCACCATAGTCGGTACAGGGAATccaattttccaatttcaaaCAGATATTTGGgactattattatgatatGGACTCAGAAATTCTATATGATGCTTCAAATCATAGTAATATCAATAGCAATTCCTTGGAAAAACTGACTTTACAACAAGAATTAAGGAACAGCTCAACATcgttaaagaaattatttgCCAAACCGTACACTGTAACGACGATTTCGagtaataattcatctaatcatgataatttaacttcttccaataatagcattaatattataaatcATGGTTTACAAAGGAATAAAAGTCATTCCGTGTTAAATCCATCTTCGCATTCACGAATTGGTTTATTGCAAAAATTTATACCATATTTGATTCAAGAACAACATGATAATCAAACTGTGATAGctcttttcaaaagagTTAATATGTTACAACTAATATTCTTACTAAATTCACCtacaaacaaaaatataaatgtaCCAAATGAAATGTCATTACAGGACGAGTACCTATGGGTTTATAAggatttcattatttttgcAGAATTTTTCACATATTCTGAACTTCATATAATCCGAATTTTAATAACCTTCGAGAATAACCTTCAATTATTAGTCAAAACTAAAGCAGAAAAGAACATAAGCAACGACAAACTATATACTCAATTGACAACCTTATTAGAAACCACTCAAGAATTGCTTTCATTTGTAACGTTGAACAAATCTAATTTAGAAAGGTTCATAAATGTCCTTCAAGATTATCCAACATTACGCATTTGCCATGAAtatgatttaataaaacATGACTTCAATAACACTAGTCTTTCTAAACTCGTCAGACCCGCAAACAAGAATGCTTCGTTGGTGGAAagtttcattgaaaatcttggttttaatttattaacttcATTCTTAATATCTTTTGACACTAAAGAACAATCTAAAACAACTACGGGGCTTAATCGTTCACAATCTTTATTCAAAGACTTTGCTCCATCACgtaaaaacaaaaataatctGATGAGATCGAGTTCGGTAAAACGTTTGCTAAGAATTCATAATCATAGTAGCAGTTCTGATGTTGCTGAAAATACTCCCCAAGTTCTTATTCTTCGGCATAAGGCCGATACTTTTCCCTCggtatcatcatcatccgGAAGTTCAGATCGAACCGAcacaaaagaaataaacTTACAATCTACGATTGAGAAACGAATTCTTTCGATCAAACATAATCTTGTTCGgataatttacaaaatcGAACGCCATCCGGTGGGTCAAGTTCTGGTAAAGCGATATATCAAAGACGATATTCGAGAAGTTtatgattttttaaaaatagaATTTTCTTCTCCACTATCTCCAACAGAAACAGCAGCATCGATACCTACAGTACCCGAGGGTATACCTATGAGTCCTCAATCATTCTCTTCAAGTCGAAAAGACTTAGTAAAGGAATTGAACATGATTGAAGAACAACAAGTACAACTAAAAATAGCAAGTGCAAAAACCTCCCAGGACAACTCTGTTGTCTAGATAATCTGTCGCTCATCCTATTGccatataataaataataactaataaataacgtatatatatatatatatatatcgaTAGTACTGCCATTGTCGTTGACACTTCCTGCTGCTCTGAGttaaagtttcaatttctgACATCTTCTTGCTGGCGTTTTTTTCTGCGCGAGAAGAATACCACCAATTCACTACTAAATCCTTCCTTACGTTATCTGTATTTTTGGAGATAGAAATTACCTCGGAAGCAGAAACAGATAGGAAACAAGTTGGAAATTATACACCACCAATACTTTTCCGCTTTAATTCCACGTTTTGGAAATTAACACAACTGGAAACTTACTGGAAACAAAAGAACATCTTTAAATATGACTCTGTTCGGAAGAGTTCCACTTGCTCTTGACTTCTTCCAATATGGAAATCTCAAACAATACAATGATAGAAATGGAACTTTTCAGTTATCAAATACTACCTTGACTCTTTCATGATCTAGTTTTTAAACCCATAGAAGTATGCTTATGATCAATAAGCTggatatagatatatatatatacatatatagtCCTGCTATCCTACCTTTAGTTATACTCCTTTAGATTAATTGTGTTCAGAGAACTTAAAATAGTAACTACGAGAACGATCAGCAAATATGGATACAAGAACAGTCGGTATACTTGGAGGTGGTCAATTAGGAAGAATGCTTGTTGAAGCAGCCAATAGGTTAAATGTCAAGACAATAATTCTAGATGAAGCTGTCGATTCACCTGCTAAACAAATCTCAAACAGCAAGGATCATATTATCGGGTCATTTAATGATCCCCACgctattgaagaattggCATCCAAGTGTGATGTCTTAactattgaaattgaacatGTAAATATCGAAGCTTTAAAGAATGTACAAACAAAGTAtccaaaattgaaaatatatccaacaattgaaactatttctttgattaaggacaaatttcttcaaaaagGACATTTGACTAAGAATAGCATCGCTGCAGTTAAATCTATACCCATCCCGGAAAATACAGTAGACAATTTAAAACAAATTGGGAATGAACTAGGCTACCCATTTGTATTGAAATCAAGGACGTTTGCCTATGATGGTAGGGGTAATTTTGTCATTAAATCACAAGATGATATAGTACAAGGGTTAGTGACGTTGAAAGACCGTCCCTTATACGCTGAGAAATGGGCACCATTTATAAAGGAATTAGCTGTGATGGTTATACGCTCCATTGatggaaaaatattctcGTATCCAGTGGTTGAAACGGTACatcaagataatatttGTCATTTATGCTATGCTCCAGCTAGGGTTCCAGATTCCATCCAAGAAACGGCTAAATTATTAGCAGAGAATGCTGTTCAATCCTTCCGTGATTGTGGTATTTTTGGTGTCGAGATGTTTTTAATGGAAGATGGTGAATTATTTGTCAATGAAATTGCTCCAAGACCTCATAACTCCGGTCATTACACTATTGATAGTTGTGTTACTTCCCAATTTGAAGCTCATTTAAGATCAATCCTATCTTTACCATTACCGAAGAACTTTACTCAATTCGCTACATCAAACACAAATGCAATCATGTTGAACGTTTTGGGTGGAAATACTGCTAATTCAGAGTTAGAATTTTGTAAAAAGGCATTGGAAACGGCAGGATGTTCAGTATATTTATATGGAAAAGAATCGAGACCGAAAAGGAAAGTAGGtcatatcaatattatttcctCATCCATGAAAGACTGTGAAAGGAAACTGGATTCAATACTTGGTGTATCATCTACAATTACTCCACAATCAGATCGTAAATCACCTCTAGTGGGTATAATTATGGGATCCGATTCGGATTTACCTGTTATGTCAGCTGGTTGTAAAATATTAGAACAATTTGGAGTACCATTTGAAGTTACTATCGTTTCAGCACATAGAACTCCTCATAGAATGAGCAAGTATGCCATTGAGGCCTCTCAAAGAGGTTTAAAGGCAATTATTGCAGGTGCAGGTGGTGCTGCTCATTTACCTGGTATGGTCGCTGCTATGACTTCGTTGCCAGTAATTGGTGTTCCAGTCAAGGGATCGTGTCTGGATGGTGTTGATTCTTTACACTCTATCGTACAAATGCCAAGAGGTGTTCCAGTAGCAACTGTTGCAATCAACAACAGTACCAATGCGGCTTTACTCGCAGTAAGAATATTAGGAAGTTATGAtaacaaatattttaaattgatGAACGACTTCCTTctaaaacaagaaaatgaagtcTTACTAAAAGCTGAGACATTAGAAATGCTCGGTTATGAAGATTACTTAACGAAGGCCAAATAGAAGATATTGACCTATAGTTTCCCATACAGTGATGTATAAAGCTAGGGGCaactatatattattagtaaAAGCCTCAAAATAAGAAAGCTGATTGCATTGATGCTTTTACATACATTCTCTATAGTCTATATTTGTCTTTGCAGTATATCTAATGTCTACGAGAATATAAACGGTAAAATATTAGCACATCAGAGCCTTTAAGTCTAATGTCTTAGTAGCTCCTTGtaattgttgaaaataaatccaaCAATAtagtttctttcttttatgTCGGAAATATCCTTCTCACCAGTAAGATCTCTAATTAATCCAGGAGCGAAAACTAACGCtaaattattcatattcattaaattccATTCGGAGAAATGTGTAATCAAATTAACATGTCTTGATAATAActtcaataaatctaaatGCTGTTTTGGTAATGtctttaatatattacCTAATACTTCCAAAACTTTCTCAAATAATTGTTGAGTTTCTATATGTTCTGCGTCAGATAAGGGTAATGTAGTCACCAATTGATTATCTCTTACTAATGCTATTAATGATTCATAAATTTCGAAAGTTAAAAGGGGATTATATAACTTTCGTAGATATCTCTTAAGAATACTTGTCACAACATGAATATCATACGTTGTCAAATCAAAGGAATGGAATGTACCATTTGcgaattcattttcaatctCTTCAATGACTAACTGAGATCCTGATTTTCTATATAACCCTtctgttttcaaattttcttcagtaCTTTCTATTTCAGCCAAACAAGTAGTGATTACAAATGGGAATTGCTTTTGTTCGTATTGACATCTATCCACAAGAGTAGATCCGTACAGGGAAGATGGTGGTTCAGATTCTACAGTTGATTGATTTGATTTCCCACGTGTGTCTGAATTTAACGGTATCAAATTCATATCACTAATTTCGTTGGCATTTCTTAAGAATGGTGgtgaaatttcaatatgaCCATTACCAGAATTGTTATCATTGTTATAAGATAATGTTGTAGTAGGACccatattaatattaaatagTTGATTTGATGAAGCTGAGCTAGGAATTTGTTGTTTGGATGATTGATTTGATGGAGTCGATGCAGAAGATGAGgatgaagagaaaaatttccaaaatctAGGTTTTGATACTGGTTTTACAACGTTCACTGTTGCTACTTGTTTTGAAGGTGATCCCAAATCAGATAACGATTCTGTagtttttaatttcattgaagGTCTATCAAGGGATTCTGTTGACCccaattcatttttctcttttcttaATGATTCTATTGTCTCAGCCAAATCATTCTTGGTTGCTTGCATGGAATCAATTTCagttattaatttttgtttctttaattctaattcttttatatcTAATTTCAGTTTTCTTAATAAAAATTCAGAACCTGTTATAAGATCGTCGATCTCTGTGGGAACGATCGAAGTAGCGACTTCTTGTTCCAGATTATCTTCACGTGtcatatttatatctcCAACGATGTCATTCACGTCATAATTTGGAGATAGTGatattaattttgattttgaaatatcgtcattattatttcctaatgatattggtaaattttgtggatttctttgattttgtaattGCCAACTTAATGTTTTTCTATGAGTCAATAAAGCAGATGATTGATCATCTAATTTTCTAAATGTCGGGGCATCATTATCCAAGGGTGGTGTTGTATATACAGAGACTGCACCTGGATTATTTTTAAGATTACCCATTGGAGAAAAGTGTATTGGAGTTGGTGTAGTGCCACTTTTTGTTCTCTTATGGCTTAGACTTCTATTGCTCGTGGTAGAATAACTGTATGTAGACTCGGGTGGGATATCATCGTTTACTTCCAATATAGATTGCTTTTGTATTGAAGAGTATGTTGATGTATCACTATAACCTCTTGAAGTTTTACGTCTGGGTGTAGAATTTGAgttattattggtattagATCTTGAATTGATACCCCAACCCGTATGTGTTTCAGAAGATACCATTGAGTTTCCTTTGTTAGATACTTGTGGAAAGGAGGAATTGGTACTTTGAGAGTGATGTAAACTGAAGGGACCAGGAGAAGAATGCTTGCTGGTACTAgtttttgattttaaattttgaacAAGACTTTTCGATTTAAGCGAAAGTGATCTACCCAGGGAAGATTTATGAtgatattctttattattacgAGTGCTTTGAGATTGTTGTGATGTTATGCCATTGCcttttgttgatgatgaaatttgtTGATCTGTGATCTTTGATTTATCTAATGAATATGAGTCATTTGAAACTCTCTCGATATTTGAAGGTATTGAAGCACGAGGTGATGGATTTAAGTTTAAAGCTAACCCTTTATTAGTTGGTAAAGGACTATTGTTAGGATTGGTTTTGGAGAATATTATAGGTGCATCTAGTGTGGAAGAGGAATGTAATTCTTTTGAATCTTTAAAGGATTTACTTGTTGGTAATGTTGATTCACTTACATTGAAATCAGTATCTTTCTCAGTAGTCGATTCATTATCACGATTCTCATTCTCACTTtcatcctcatcttcattatcactGAGGATCATACCTCGTCTATAAGATTTTGGAGATTTCAACAAACCGATTTCATTTGACTTATTTCTCAGAGGTGTCCTATTTAATGATTGCTTTTgattattgatttctttattattcttagtATTGTCATTTAATTCTAAATGTACTGGTAGAtttatgttattattattttctatacTTCCTGTATCACCATCATCGATATATTCGTCATTCTCTAACGTTGAGTTcaatatatcatcaatgGATATGTTCCTTGCATGTTTGGAGGTTGTATAATTTGTATTCGTAGCgttattcttttcattacTACTTTGAGGGTTCCTTTCATCGTCAATACTGCTAGCATCATCCTCTTCATTCTCTAAATATTGTGCCACTATACTTTCTGATGttgatttcaataatgtAGATATATCGTTAGATTCTGGCAATGAGATAGTTTGATTTAAAGCTTGAGATTGTGATCGTGAGTTATCATTTCTCGAACGTGATGTTGAGttatttcttgaatgtGATCTTGAATTAGGAGTTCTACTTGGTGAAATGGGTCTGTTTGAAGCTCTTTCTGGAATAGCAAATGCAGATAAAGTAATTGGtgtttgtgtttgtgtttgtgtttgtgtTTGTTGTTGCGTGGAAAGTAATTTTGTATCTTTTGAAGAGGACTTAgcactattattattttcaactTGAGGAATATTTGGTAAACTTTTCCTTTCTAATCTTTTTGattcttcatattttttcctttttgctaataatttttcatgaCAATTTAAACAGAAAAGACCTCTTTTAGTCTTTGCATATCTTAAATCCGTAATATTTTCACCACATTTGCAACATTTAAAACAATCAGAACAATAAGCTTCATTAGAGGATGATAAGATGATAGccaaatcatcaatttttttcccaCAATTTTTACAAGAATCAGAACAATCAAAACAAATTAAAGCACCTGTACCGAGTACTAAGAAATCAGAATCACAACTTAATAGTTTATCACATTTATAGCATGAAAAGCAATGTGTATGCCATTTATCATCACCTAATTCATAAGCATGACCAGTAGTAATAGAGTCTTTGCATCGTACACATGTGGGTAGTAACGGTGATGGTTTGGAAGGAAGATTAGGTTCTGTTTCATTCATTGTCACaggaaagaaagaagaagattacCACTGAATGATTGGTATACTAAGTAGATGAGTTAGTTAGTTGTTTAGCTGTTTAGCTTCAATAC from Naumovozyma dairenensis CBS 421 chromosome 3, complete genome includes these protein-coding regions:
- the ORT1 gene encoding Ort1p (similar to Saccharomyces cerevisiae ORT1 (YOR130C); ancestral locus Anc_5.461); amino-acid sequence: MRSFTIEHQMKIQLFTIFFYITTLPSIQLFLNLDQMDTINNGGGFSSAIRDIVTGSIAGAIGKLIEYPFDTIKVRLQTQESYMFPDTWSCIKYTYKNEGILHGFFQGIESPLIGAALENAILFLSYNQCASFLAHFTTFSSFVVILISATFAGSCASFVLTPIELIKCKLQISNLQMDLSDEERHTSIIPTIKHIVKERGILGLWQGQSSTFIRESIGSMIWFATYELMKRSLRMEKDSNDTWELLISGAIAGLAFNGTVFPADTVKSIMQTEHTNLKETVQNILDRYGVAGFYRGLGITLIRAIPSNAAIFFTYEKLTKLI
- the NDAI0C01480 gene encoding aldo/keto reductase, translated to MGLVKQVRLGQSGLKISPILIGCMSYGSKKWADWVIEDKEKIFSILKHCYDNGLRTFDTADVYSNGLSERIIGEFLKKYNIRRETVVILTKIFYPVDETLDLHHGNSTNERNALDLVNQNGLSRKHIITGVKNSVERLGTYIDVLQIHRLDHDTPKEEIMRALNDVIVEGSVRYIGASSMWATEFAELQFTAEKNGWFKFVSSQSYYNLLNREDERELIPFCKKHGVGLIPWSPNARGVLTRPLEQQTTRKLTDPTFIRMGLDKLSEDQKEIVRRVEHLAAKKNISMAMLSIAWTLHKGANPIVGLNSIERVDEAIKAIDVELTEDDIKYLEETYKPQNVLGF
- the AFI1 gene encoding Afi1p (similar to Saccharomyces cerevisiae YOR129C; ancestral locus Anc_5.457), translated to MLQQAQTIKSTSFPPHSTLNNINNDNTTLRKNIEFILSAVFDNRLGPTIKYQYPKSIPGFKYPSSSSLLSPGSPNNSSNPDEPLNLANLMLPNNVEKTPGKADFTVFILYHNKITQTYQLFPPSSKKIKNAVVHSSANNTPKYDKLKRYSILVEDDETADKVDALKTTAEAPLFFINVVNTVLDETNDRGAIIKSLAVGTTLKNFNIFKPLLLMTLHFYMLNPRYSTAQTLIDCFNMLNSLDLSIVQNLHSKDQLQYMFNSIMDQSVLQTLFDPNKGNFKKILKCKIIPHSDEFGNKILFHNETIHYYFDLFKPTILPKHFSKIPLQVSLIKSDPINISLNYSSYVLNFLNQFIPFLQKLDFSKGIKPWKLLVTSTNETKSTLSDFIIALSNLVSCFTGKQNNYFMNKHILIFPYMDISIIDALRKFLEPTSEFHDSFTIVGTGNPIFQFQTDIWDYYYDMDSEILYDASNHSNINSNSLEKLTLQQELRNSSTSLKKLFAKPYTVTTISSNNSSNHDNLTSSNNSINIINHGLQRNKSHSVLNPSSHSRIGLLQKFIPYLIQEQHDNQTVIALFKRVNMLQLIFLLNSPTNKNINVPNEMSLQDEYLWVYKDFIIFAEFFTYSELHIIRILITFENNLQLLVKTKAEKNISNDKLYTQLTTLLETTQELLSFVTLNKSNLERFINVLQDYPTLRICHEYDLIKHDFNNTSLSKLVRPANKNASLVESFIENLGFNLLTSFLISFDTKEQSKTTTGLNRSQSLFKDFAPSRKNKNNLMRSSSVKRLLRIHNHSSSSDVAENTPQVLILRHKADTFPSVSSSSGSSDRTDTKEINLQSTIEKRILSIKHNLVRIIYKIERHPVGQVLVKRYIKDDIREVYDFLKIEFSSPLSPTETAASIPTVPEGIPMSPQSFSSSRKDLVKELNMIEEQQVQLKIASAKTSQDNSVV
- the ADE2 gene encoding phosphoribosylaminoimidazole carboxylase ADE2 (similar to Saccharomyces cerevisiae ADE2 (YOR128C); ancestral locus Anc_5.455); protein product: MDTRTVGILGGGQLGRMLVEAANRLNVKTIILDEAVDSPAKQISNSKDHIIGSFNDPHAIEELASKCDVLTIEIEHVNIEALKNVQTKYPKLKIYPTIETISLIKDKFLQKGHLTKNSIAAVKSIPIPENTVDNLKQIGNELGYPFVLKSRTFAYDGRGNFVIKSQDDIVQGLVTLKDRPLYAEKWAPFIKELAVMVIRSIDGKIFSYPVVETVHQDNICHLCYAPARVPDSIQETAKLLAENAVQSFRDCGIFGVEMFLMEDGELFVNEIAPRPHNSGHYTIDSCVTSQFEAHLRSILSLPLPKNFTQFATSNTNAIMLNVLGGNTANSELEFCKKALETAGCSVYLYGKESRPKRKVGHINIISSSMKDCERKLDSILGVSSTITPQSDRKSPLVGIIMGSDSDLPVMSAGCKILEQFGVPFEVTIVSAHRTPHRMSKYAIEASQRGLKAIIAGAGGAAHLPGMVAAMTSLPVIGVPVKGSCLDGVDSLHSIVQMPRGVPVATVAINNSTNAALLAVRILGSYDNKYFKLMNDFLLKQENEVLLKAETLEMLGYEDYLTKAK